Within Williamwhitmania taraxaci, the genomic segment AAATCTTAGCCTTTAATTCGGGAGTCAGCTTACCAAGTTCCTCTATTGTTTTCAGCATTGTTTCCCGCCGCTTCTCAATCTCGAGATACTTAACATGCTGCTCCTTGATGGAGGCAATTTGCACCTCGTCGAGACTCCCGGTGCGTTCCTTACGGTAACGACTGATAAAGGGAACGGTAGCACCTTCAAGAAAAAGGTTTAGGGTATTCTCAACCTGCCAATCCCCTACCGAAAGATCAGCGGAAATTAACTCTACGTGTTTGCGGATAAGTGGTTCTGCCATTTTACTTTAATGTTACGCCGTTGGTTTGACCGAACATCAAAGATAAAAAAAAGGCATGAACTTCAACGCTCATGCCTTTGATTACCCTCAAATGGGTGTAGTATACTATTTAAAAGAAGAGTACAAATAACCAGTGAGCGACAATACCTGCGACCAATCCGCCAACTGTATGTGCTAAAATTGCCTTTGAAATAAGTTTACGATATCCTAACGCATCAAGCATAGCAGTGTGAGTGCTAAGGAATCCGCTCCAGCACATTCCAATTGCGGTAAAAACAGCAATTTCGTTGCCAGTAATAAAACCTTCGCTGGCAAAACGTGGAACCAACGAAAGAGCAGCACCAACTGCGCCTAGTGAGGTAATTGGAAAAGCAATTAGTTCAGGGTGTTGAAATCCGAAAAGCCAATCGAAAACAACGCTAAAGTAATCGGCTATATGAGGAAGAACTGCTACGCCTTCGTATGCTAACCCTTGGTATCCAACGGCAGCATCTTTAGGGCCAAAGGTTACAATCATAACCAATGAAGAGATTACCAACACGCCAGGGATAATTGCTAAACCAAGATCGACCCCGGTTTTACCTCCATCGAGAATAGCGTTAAGGAAACGTTCGAATATACTTCCTTCGCTCCTAAATGAAATTTGTTGCTCGTCGCCACCAACTTCATTATCGTCGATCTCAGGAAGTAACTTACGCGATGCACGCTGCATAAGCCGAGTAGAAACAATTGATCCTACCACCGCGCCGGCCAGACCAACTAGGGCGGCAGCAAAATACCCCATGCTGGCCATAAATGTTACAACCACAAGGCCCATACCAAAGGCTGTTCCAAAGTTGGTGAGCGATACAATCTGGTAAGGCTTAAAGTATTTGTTAAAATTCTTCTCCTTTGCCAAACCTATAATTGCAGGATTATCGGACAAGAATGTCATGAGCGCGCCCAGCGAAGCAACACCAGGCAGGTTGTAAAGTGGCTTCATTAAAGGAGCGAGAAAAAACTCAAGCAATCGGACAACTCCAAACTCAATAAGCAACTTGCCAAGAGCACCCGTTAGCACCGTTATACCCATAATGAAGAACACAGTATTCATGAGCAAATCCCATGATGTTTTCATAAGTGTATTCAGCAGGTTAGCAGTACCCATCTCGGAGCCCAAGTAGATAAAGAAACCTAAAAAGAAGAAAAGAAAGACCAATGCCTCTAGACTTCTGCGGTGCGTAAACTTTAATTTTTTATAGAAACCCGACATATTCTCTTAATTTATTACCAAATATTAATGCTCTGGGAAGTTAAATCAGCAACTGATCCGCAGACTAATTCGCGTCATAAAAATATTGTCAAAAAGAGAGAATAGACCTTTCAAATATCATGTAAAAAAAGGTTTTATAACACAACAAAGTCAATACCTACATGATGAAAATCATTGGGAGACTGAAGTCCGAAGACTGAAGTCCGAAGACTGAAGTCCGAAGACTGAAGTCCGAAGACTGAAGTCCGAAGACTGAAGTCCGAAGACTGAAGTCCGAAGACTGAAGTCCGAAGACTGAAGTCCGAAGACCGAAGACTGTAGACTGAAGACCGAAGACTGTAGACTGTAGACTGTAGACTGTAGACTGTAGACTG encodes:
- a CDS encoding CD0519/CD1768 family membrane protein, which encodes MSGFYKKLKFTHRRSLEALVFLFFFLGFFIYLGSEMGTANLLNTLMKTSWDLLMNTVFFIMGITVLTGALGKLLIEFGVVRLLEFFLAPLMKPLYNLPGVASLGALMTFLSDNPAIIGLAKEKNFNKYFKPYQIVSLTNFGTAFGMGLVVVTFMASMGYFAAALVGLAGAVVGSIVSTRLMQRASRKLLPEIDDNEVGGDEQQISFRSEGSIFERFLNAILDGGKTGVDLGLAIIPGVLVISSLVMIVTFGPKDAAVGYQGLAYEGVAVLPHIADYFSVVFDWLFGFQHPELIAFPITSLGAVGAALSLVPRFASEGFITGNEIAVFTAIGMCWSGFLSTHTAMLDALGYRKLISKAILAHTVGGLVAGIVAHWLFVLFF